The following coding sequences lie in one Cannabis sativa cultivar Pink pepper isolate KNU-18-1 chromosome 5, ASM2916894v1, whole genome shotgun sequence genomic window:
- the LOC133038434 gene encoding uncharacterized protein LOC133038434 — protein MPYPQQQRKPSLEDTLQQFMQTTQQALHTNSQSLLKLETQMGQLATAVAEREKGKLPSQPIPNPKSQYEVSTSRPTEEAKSISILRSRKIIEKPDYIPQTDAEINKDSLKENEKSQPESSHSKDSVEESSQTLPFIPTKIAPDQKRNTNVPKKAFLTEQVSSIIQYKSLVKHKDPGCPTIPCIIGDHVINKALLDLGASVNLLPYSVYKQLGLGELKPTSMTLQLADRSVKIPRGVIEDVLIKVDKFYFPVDFIVLDTHFVEDISAQIPIILGRPFLATSNAIINCRNGVLKLSFRNMTVELNVFNVANKSVDCDDVYEVNFIDSVTQDFMLNKDNSFENCVSHFGMNFESSFDSVNSLLESTPLINTEEWNTKVESIEPFRQLESQSLPEPPKLDLKV, from the exons ATGCCATATCCTCAACAACAAAGAAAACCATCTTTAGAGGATACACTACAACAGTTTATGCAAACCACCCAACAAGCTTTACACACAAATTCTCAATCCCTGTTAAAACTTGAAACACAAATGGGTCAGCTTGCTACTGCTGTAGCTGAAAGGGAaaagggaaaacttcccagtcaACCCATTCCAAATCCAAAGAGTCAGTACGAGGTAAGTACATCTAGACCTACTGAAGAAGCTAAATCAATTTCTATCCTTAGGTctagaaaaattattgaaaaacctGATTACATACCTCAAACTGATGCTGAAATAAACAAAGactcattgaaagaaaatgaaaagagtCAGCCTGAAAGTTCACATTCCAAAGACTCGGTTGAAGAATCGAGTCAAACTTTACCGTTCATTCCCACAAAGATTGCTCCCGATCAAAAGAG aaacacaaatgtTCCGAAAAAGGCATTTTTAACGGAACAAGTCAGCTCCATAATTCAATATAAAAGTCTTGTTAAACACAAAGATCCGGGGTGTCCCACCATTCCTTGTATTATTGGTGATCATGTGATTAACAAAGCTTTACTTGATTTAGGAGCTAGTGTGAATTTATTGCCTTATTCTGTTTATAAGCAACTTGGTCTAGGGGAACTGAAACCAACATCTATGACACTTCAGTTAGCTGATCGTTCTGTGAAAATTCCTAGAGGTGTCATAGAAGATGTTTTGATTAAGGtagataaattttattttcctgTTGATTTCATTGTTCTTGATACTCATTTTGTTGAAGACATAAGTGCTCAAATTCCGATCATTTTGGGTAGACCATTTTTAGCCACATCAAATGCAATCATCAACTGTCGTAATGGTGTTCTTAAATTATCATTTCGAAATATGACTGTTGAGTTGAATGTTTTTAATGTTGCTAATAAATCTGTTGATTGCGATGATGTATATGAGGTAAATTTTATTGATTCTGTCACACAAGATTTCATGCTAAACAAAGATAATTCTTTTGAAAATTGTGTAAGTCATTTtggtatgaattttgaaagttCTTTTGATAGTGTAAATTCTTTGTTAGAGTCTACACCATTGATAAACACAGAAGAGTGGAACACCAAAGTTGAGTCAATTGAACCCTTTCGCCAATTAGAATCACAGTCACTCCCTGAACCACCAAAGTTAGATCTAAAGGTTTAA